One part of the Vitis riparia cultivar Riparia Gloire de Montpellier isolate 1030 chromosome 15, EGFV_Vit.rip_1.0, whole genome shotgun sequence genome encodes these proteins:
- the LOC117932687 gene encoding transcription factor 25: MSARLLRKVLQEQEEQQPQLDNDDDSDSPDSVAPPSKNLFHILNDDDDEAQGDESEIANETLTRNINEQESSVEKSTADVVSTSNHKSKKKKKKKIKGKQGSFSRVDKAEKPLDVILKTLSLDSNSSSNQPGSTEAKSVNVKVCDNRAKQYTTSILQVDPKFLSAENELRRIFGSKVVSSFENSQQTGSSRQIRGGRRGSHNPKKTILVSPSDHWPRWDGSLSMEFLESKDGLNFFRYVHSSSYGQAQRAFEGAKSIHDLNSIASVLLYYPYHLDSLITMADYFKFVGEHHMSADATAKSLYALECAWNPMFTPLQGNCQLKFSHETNKPLFTTLFTHMKNMDRRGCHRSALEVCKLLLSLDSDDPMGIMFCIDYFALRAEEYAWLERFSEDYKSDNSLWLFPNFSYSLAICRFYLERDESSKDTHVENVKATSTDLMRQALMLHPSVLKKLVAKVPLKDQAWTNILKQAFFKSEQAGSLSLDHLINIYVERSYIIWRLPDLQKLLRNAALLVIETLESNGSEARDWACVRKEVFSSQKNEYGHLLVSDFSDSVPTLPPDNLQNFMADPRMREEVLNVNQVVNPHGGDRAPRDIANRSPLAVLFESILPWVDFGDRVEEEAGEDNQPNGRGPDDQGH; encoded by the exons ATGTCGGCGCGATTGCTGAGGAAGGTTTTGCAAGAACAAGAAGAGCAGCAGCCGCAGCTCGACAACGACGATGACTCGGACTCTCCCGATTCCGTCGCTCCTCCTTCAAAAAATCTCTTCCATATCCTCAACGACGACGACGATGAAGCTCAG GGGGATGAAAGTGAAATTGCTAACGAAACGTTGACCAGAAACATTAATGAACAAGAATCCTCTGTGGAGAAAAGTACTGCTGATGTAGTTTCAACTTCTAATcataaatcaaagaaaaagaaaaagaaaaagataaagggCAAGCAGGGTTCATTTTCAAGAGTGGATAAAGCTGAAAAACCCTTGGAtgtgattttgaaaacattgtctCTTGATAGTAACTCTTCTAGCAATCAGCCTGGCTCTACAGAAGCTAAATCAGTGAATGTAAAAGTTTGTGATAACCGGGCTAAACAGTACACGACCTCCATATTACAAGTAGACCCAAAATTTTTAAGTGCTGAAAACGAGCTGCGGCGAATATTTGGCTCTAAGGTAGTGAGTTCTTTTGAGAATAGTCAGCAAACTGGTAGTTCCAGACAGATACGTGGGGGAAGACGTGGAAGCCACAATCCCAAAAAGACTATTCTTGTGTCTCCCTCAGACCATTGGCCCCGTTGGGATGGATCTTTGTCTATGGAATTTCTGGAATCCAAAGATGGATTGAACTTCTTCAG ATATGTACATTCTTCTTCCTATGGCCAAGCTCAGAGAGCGTTTGAAGGTGCCAAATCTATTCATGATCTGAACAGTATAGCCAGTGTTTTACTGTACTATCCTTATCACTTGGATTCACTCATAACAATGGCAgactattttaaatttgtggGGGAACATCACATGTCAGCTGATGCTACTGCAAAGTCTTTGTATGCCTTGGAATGTGCATGGAATCCAATGTTTACCCCATTGCAGGGTAATTGTCAATTAAAATTCAGCCATGAAACAAACAAGCCATTGTTCACAACACTTTTCACTCACATGAAAAACATGGACAGGCGAGGTTGTCATCGGTCTGCCCTTGAAGTTTGCAAACTGTTGCTTTCACTGGATTCAGATGATCCAATGGGGATCATGTTCTGCATTGACTACTTTGCTTTGAGGGCAGAGGAATATGCTTGGCTAGAACGTTTCTCTGAAGATTACAAAAGTGATAACTCCTTGTGGTTGTTTCCAAACTTCTCATATTCCCTTGCCATTTGCCGGTTTTATCTTGAGAGAGATGAATCCTCAAAAGACACTCATGTGGAAAATGTGAAGGCTACTTCAACTGATCTTATGAGGCAGGCTTTGATGCTTCACCCTTCGGTCCTTAAGAAATTAGTTGCAAAGGTACCTTTAAAGGACCAGGCATGGACAAATATACTCAAGCAAGCTTTTTTTAAATCAGAACAAGCAGGGAGCCTCTCCTTGGATCACCTGATTAATATCTATGTAGAGAGGAGTTATATCATATGGAGGCTCCCAGATTTGCAAAAATTGTTGAGAAATGCTGCCCTTCTGGTGATTGAAACACTGGAAAGTAATGGAAGTGAAGCTAGGGATTGGGCTTGTGTAAGAAAAGAAGTGTTCTCTTCTCAGAAAAATGA GTATGGTCATTTATTGGTGTCAGATTTCTCTGATTCAGTGCCAACTCTTCCACCTGATAACTTGCAAAATTTTATGGCTGACCCGAGGATGAGAGAGGAGGTGCTAAATGTGAACCAAGTTGTCAATCCACATGGTGGTGATCGTGCTCCACGAGACATTGCAAATCGAAGTCCATTAGCTGTTTTGTTTGAGTCGATACTACCCTGGGTTGATTTTGGAGATAGAGTTGAAGAGGAAGCTGGTGAGGACAACCAACCCAATGGACGTGGTCCTGATGATCAAGGTCATTGA
- the LOC117932567 gene encoding uncharacterized protein C594.04c has protein sequence MGNLKNVVIALVTPLPSILFYLSFLNHYYQNGNSTSSALWTWCLHHPLLLANAFFFLNVNLLFWVIGLLQSSHWMIDLYWTVIPVLLVHYYATHPLAQYDWWRSRVVILMTWAWSMRLSHNYFRRERWQWGVREDWRFTDMRHQYGKNWWWVSFFAIYLSQQVFLIGVCLPFYAVHSVDKPWNIWDMVAVAVCVCGIVVAYHADTELHNFVTRNDKLKGLGMPIVPNLDKGLWRYSRHPNYFGEQLWWWGLVIFGWNLGHGWTFVGSLINSMCLAYVTILVENRMLKQDYRAEAYRLYQKTTSVWIPWFKSSPAGGKDKNT, from the exons ATGGGTAATTTGAAGAATGTAGTGATAGCATTGGTGACCCCTCTTCCTTCCATACTCTTCTATCTTTCATTCCTTAACCACTATTACCAAAATGGGAATAGTACCAGTTCTGCTCTGTGGACATGGTGCTTACACCATCCTCTTCTTTTGGCCAACGCCTTCTTCTTCCTCAATGTCAATTTGCTCTTCTGGGTAATTGGTCTTCTGCAGTCTAGCCACTGG ATGATAGATTTGTATTGGACGGTGATACCAGTATTGCTTGTTCATTACTATGCAACCCATCCTTTGGCCCAGTATGACTGGTGGAGGTCCAGGGTTGTGATCTTGATGACTTGGGCGTGGAGCATGAGGCTTTCCCATAACTACTTTAGGCGAGAAAGGTGGCAGTGGGGTGTCAGGGAGGACTGGAGATTTACAGATATGCGCCATCAGTATGGCAAGAACTGGTGGTGGGTTTCATTTTTTGCGATCTACCTCTCTCAGCAG GTCTTTCTAATTGGGGTATGTCTTCCATTTTATGCTGTCCATTCGGTTGATAAGCCATGGAATATTTGGGATATGGTTGCAGTGGCAGTTTGTGTTTGTGGGATTGTTGTTGCTTATCATGCTGACACAGAACTCCACAATTTTGTAACTAGAAACGATAAACTGAAAGGGCTCGGAATGCCTATTGTGCCCAATCTTGACAAGGGCTTGTGGCGCTATTCTCGCCATCCAAACTACTTTGGGGAGCAGTTGTGGTGGTGGGGACTAGTCATCTTTGGATGGAATTTGGGACATGGATGGACCTTTGTTGGGTCTCTCATCAATAGTATGTGCCTAGCATATGTGACCATTCTTGTGGAGAATCGAATGCTGAAACAGGATTACAGGGCTGAAGCTTACAGGTTGTACCAGAAGACAACATCAGTGTGGATACCTTGGTTCAAGTCATCTCCAGCAGGAGGAAAAGATAAGAATACTTGA